The Fibrobacter sp. UWB2 genome window below encodes:
- a CDS encoding hydrolase, translating to MALSANITREGALELLKKYNKDPFHLEHGEIVENTMRYFARELGYGEDEEFWGIVGLLHDLDFELWPEQHCIKERELMQEAGLSEELIHATTSHGWSITVDVKPEHEMEKVLYAVDELTGLIGAVVLMRPSKSVQDLELKSVLKKYKSPKFAAGCSREVIERGANLLGWELNDLISRTIAALKTFRP from the coding sequence ATGGCATTATCAGCAAATATTACACGCGAAGGAGCGCTTGAACTCCTTAAGAAATACAATAAGGATCCGTTCCACCTTGAACATGGCGAAATCGTAGAAAATACGATGCGTTACTTTGCTCGTGAACTAGGTTACGGCGAAGACGAAGAATTCTGGGGAATTGTCGGTCTCTTGCACGACCTTGATTTTGAATTGTGGCCGGAACAGCATTGCATCAAGGAACGCGAATTGATGCAAGAGGCGGGCCTTTCGGAAGAGCTGATTCACGCGACAACGAGCCATGGCTGGTCTATCACGGTGGATGTTAAGCCGGAACACGAAATGGAAAAAGTCCTATATGCCGTTGACGAACTCACGGGCTTGATTGGTGCAGTCGTTTTGATGCGTCCGTCCAAGAGTGTGCAGGATTTGGAACTGAAATCGGTCTTGAAAAAGTACAAGTCCCCGAAATTTGCGGCAGGCTGCTCTCGCGAAGTGATTGAACGTGGTGCAAATCTGCTTGGCTGGGAACTGAATGACCTCATCTCCCGCACGATTGCTGCGCTGAAGACTTTCAGACCGTGA
- a CDS encoding O-acetylhomoserine aminocarboxypropyltransferase/cysteine synthase family protein gives MTKNTSKKKIESAKNTANVTDPSTWNFATKCLQAGWKPKIGEPRVLPIFQSTTYKYEDVDEVERLFALKQSGNKYTRTGNPTVAAFESKITELEGGVGAVATASGQAAVLLAISNLVKAGDHIVASKTIYGGSYTLLSVRLSKLGIETTFIDPEDSIAELRKAFRPNTKLIFGETIGNPALGILDFEKFSKLAKEFDVPFLVDNTLATPFLVKPLKLGANVVIHSATKYIDGHAVALGGVVIDGGNYNWENGKFPDLVEPDAQYANTSYTQKFGRAAFIAKARAQFLRDYGAALSPFNAFLLNLGLETLHLRMPQHSNNALALAEFLSKHPAVNWVSYPGLKSSPYFKRIRKYFDYQGGSGVLTFGLKGGRAAIRSFVKALKVAALVVHVGDARTSVLHPATSTHSQLSPKDRLAAGIPEDMIRVSVGIEDPRDIIADFEQAIAASTKGGK, from the coding sequence ATGACAAAGAATACATCAAAAAAGAAAATTGAATCTGCAAAGAATACCGCTAACGTTACCGATCCGAGCACATGGAATTTTGCAACAAAGTGTTTACAGGCAGGATGGAAACCCAAAATTGGCGAGCCGCGCGTGCTCCCGATTTTCCAGTCCACGACTTACAAGTACGAAGACGTCGATGAAGTGGAACGCCTCTTTGCGCTCAAGCAATCAGGCAACAAATACACCCGCACAGGGAACCCGACCGTAGCGGCATTCGAAAGCAAGATTACGGAACTCGAAGGCGGCGTGGGTGCCGTTGCAACCGCATCGGGGCAAGCCGCAGTCCTCCTTGCGATTTCGAACCTCGTGAAAGCAGGCGACCACATCGTTGCAAGCAAGACCATTTACGGCGGCAGCTACACATTACTCAGCGTAAGACTTTCCAAGCTCGGCATTGAAACGACATTCATCGACCCGGAAGATTCCATAGCAGAACTCCGCAAAGCATTCCGCCCCAACACCAAGCTCATTTTCGGCGAAACGATTGGCAACCCCGCCTTGGGCATTTTGGACTTTGAAAAGTTCTCCAAACTCGCCAAGGAATTTGACGTTCCCTTCCTCGTTGATAACACGCTCGCAACGCCATTCCTCGTGAAGCCTTTAAAACTCGGCGCAAACGTTGTCATCCATTCCGCCACAAAGTACATCGACGGTCACGCCGTTGCGCTCGGCGGTGTCGTCATTGACGGAGGCAATTACAACTGGGAAAACGGTAAGTTCCCAGACCTCGTGGAACCGGATGCGCAATACGCAAACACCTCCTATACTCAAAAATTTGGACGTGCAGCATTTATCGCAAAGGCTCGTGCTCAATTCTTGCGCGATTACGGTGCCGCATTAAGTCCGTTCAACGCATTCCTTTTGAATTTGGGCCTTGAAACGCTCCATTTGCGAATGCCACAGCACAGTAACAACGCACTCGCATTGGCAGAATTTTTGTCCAAGCATCCGGCCGTGAATTGGGTCAGCTATCCGGGACTCAAATCTAGCCCATATTTTAAGCGCATCCGCAAATACTTTGATTACCAAGGCGGCAGCGGTGTGCTCACCTTCGGTCTCAAGGGTGGCAGAGCTGCCATCCGCTCCTTCGTCAAAGCATTGAAAGTTGCCGCCCTCGTAGTTCACGTTGGCGACGCCCGCACAAGCGTTTTGCACCCGGCAACAAGCACACATTCGCAGCTTTCGCCTAAAGACAGACTCGCCGCAGGCATCCCCGAAGATATGATTCGCGTATCCGTTGGCATCGAAGACCCGCGCGACATCATCGCTGACTTTGAACAAGCTATTGCAGCAAGCACCAAAGGCGGTAAGTAA
- a CDS encoding 50S ribosomal protein L11 methyltransferase: MSIVVDVNKYLALNGATKRIKDYLSIKVADHAYLPKTEDIKSDWVAYIAAPAFKLIREKLGHDIDSFVSIGTGSGIDVLTGIELLGAKRVGFTDLQRSVVAAAAQNVRSNIKETSKIEFEFGNGDLLQPLQNGKRNYDVIYENLPNVPLASNTKIEDKRNSGHYLEKREEAIPEFVHEQMLDLHYLALKQARDYLAENGAVYSTLGGRVPLNAFIKLGELAGLRSEIFTYSWKVQAEPEDVISGYAAQEKAGLGPFRFYRAEDLQKAFANISVKDSGKRAFEIEKTLDSVKLTATAAYEAFKKGEVIGHTVAVLKSSVE; encoded by the coding sequence ATGAGTATCGTTGTAGATGTCAATAAATACCTTGCATTAAATGGTGCGACAAAGCGCATCAAAGATTACCTCTCTATTAAAGTTGCCGATCACGCCTACCTGCCGAAAACTGAAGACATTAAAAGCGACTGGGTCGCCTACATTGCAGCCCCCGCATTCAAGCTGATTCGCGAAAAATTGGGTCACGACATTGATTCATTCGTTTCCATCGGCACAGGTTCCGGCATTGACGTGTTGACCGGCATTGAACTTTTGGGAGCAAAGCGCGTAGGCTTCACGGATTTGCAAAGAAGCGTTGTCGCCGCCGCTGCACAGAACGTTCGAAGCAATATCAAAGAGACCTCCAAAATCGAATTTGAATTCGGCAACGGCGACCTTTTGCAACCGCTCCAAAACGGCAAGCGAAATTACGACGTGATTTACGAGAACCTCCCCAACGTGCCACTTGCAAGCAATACAAAAATTGAAGACAAGCGCAATAGCGGGCATTACTTGGAAAAACGCGAAGAGGCTATTCCCGAATTTGTGCATGAACAAATGCTTGACTTGCATTACTTGGCACTCAAGCAAGCACGCGATTACTTGGCCGAAAACGGAGCCGTCTATTCAACGCTTGGTGGGCGCGTTCCGCTCAATGCGTTCATCAAGCTTGGCGAACTCGCCGGACTCCGTTCTGAAATTTTCACGTATTCCTGGAAAGTCCAAGCCGAGCCGGAAGATGTGATTTCGGGATACGCCGCGCAAGAAAAAGCTGGCCTCGGCCCGTTCAGATTCTACCGCGCTGAAGACTTGCAAAAAGCATTCGCAAACATTTCTGTCAAGGATTCCGGCAAACGGGCTTTTGAAATTGAAAAAACTCTCGATTCCGTAAAGCTTACCGCAACCGCCGCATACGAAGCGTTCAAAAAAGGCGAAGTCATCGGTCATACCGTCGCCGTGTTAAAATCTAGCGTGGAATAG
- a CDS encoding dimethylsulfonioproprionate lyase family protein, whose protein sequence is MKKVIQNLIEESQKFLFKRAKIDDKIGLEAANFAVRDIPKPIGKFEKSDSPLIRYIGEAIKHGNPETADLLKALEPALPYLPWKYNYEPRPDMPDLADQMGWGEILGPEAPYHDEHFCFGFTLLGKNTFYPSHLHPATELYVILSGHAIWTLDGISKVRGPGEFVLHPSNHIHSMQTEHEPMLALYTWSGKDVKTLSKYV, encoded by the coding sequence ATGAAAAAAGTTATTCAAAATTTAATTGAAGAATCCCAAAAGTTCCTTTTCAAGAGAGCCAAAATCGACGACAAAATCGGGCTTGAAGCCGCCAATTTTGCAGTCCGAGACATTCCAAAGCCCATTGGAAAATTTGAAAAAAGCGACTCGCCGCTAATCCGCTACATTGGAGAAGCCATCAAGCACGGGAACCCTGAAACAGCGGATTTGTTAAAAGCTTTGGAGCCCGCTCTCCCCTATTTGCCGTGGAAATACAATTACGAGCCGCGCCCCGACATGCCTGATTTGGCCGATCAAATGGGATGGGGAGAAATTCTCGGTCCAGAAGCGCCCTATCACGACGAGCATTTTTGTTTCGGTTTTACGCTCCTAGGCAAAAACACCTTTTACCCCTCCCACTTGCACCCCGCCACAGAACTGTACGTCATTTTGTCCGGACACGCCATCTGGACATTAGACGGAATCTCAAAAGTACGCGGTCCTGGAGAGTTTGTACTGCACCCGTCCAATCACATTCATTCCATGCAAACCGAACACGAACCCATGCTCGCGCTCTACACGTGGAGCGGTAAAGACGTCAAAACGCTTTCAAAATATGTGTAA
- a CDS encoding DUF6803 family protein: MYSTHYMDLLMQNSPWNLILFMAIPVILAETIAITELFLLKSPNAHPTLSKVNRTAGILAGFAFFGIIIYFIPNVIIPLASAGEFRTWIDVVAIFSYILAGIPMILLALLNLKLLFRKVVEQKKTTYAILLLAAFLVLSHIAMIFGMVDPGIAGYKPKAKAVSEVQPPAHHMDSMHEGHHYHH; the protein is encoded by the coding sequence ATGTACTCTACTCACTATATGGATCTGCTGATGCAGAATTCTCCCTGGAACCTGATTCTCTTCATGGCAATCCCCGTCATTCTCGCAGAGACCATCGCCATCACGGAATTGTTCCTGCTCAAATCGCCAAATGCGCACCCGACACTCTCCAAAGTGAATCGCACCGCGGGGATTCTTGCAGGGTTCGCATTCTTTGGAATCATAATCTATTTCATTCCGAACGTCATTATACCGCTAGCATCTGCTGGTGAATTCAGAACATGGATTGACGTCGTAGCCATATTCTCTTATATCCTTGCGGGCATTCCGATGATATTGCTTGCACTTTTGAACTTGAAACTTTTATTCCGCAAAGTTGTTGAGCAGAAAAAAACGACATACGCTATTCTTCTACTCGCCGCATTTCTCGTGCTTTCTCACATTGCCATGATCTTCGGGATGGTTGACCCGGGAATTGCAGGCTACAAGCCCAAGGCGAAGGCAGTTTCCGAGGTTCAACCCCCTGCACACCACATGGATTCAATGCACGAAGGTCACCACTATCACCATTGA
- the bioB gene encoding biotin synthase BioB → MTITDYLTKDWDESKTLTREECLQILNFPDNQLDLLIEAAFKLRTKYKGNRVNIQLLTNVRSGNCTQNCAYCAQSRDSQAPIEKYKSVSDDKLYGDNNLVDEFHLSRHCIGLSGMGFTDKEIEELAERIAHMKKSGTHICCSIGFLTEHQARILKAAGLDRINHNLNTSRRFYPEICSTHTYERRIQNIRMLQSIGFEICCGGIIGMGESKEDVVDMLFDLVAIHPESVPINFLLPVKGTRLANRDISGLTFEYGIKILCLARLLLPKSDIRCAAGREIYFKGHEKELFKVADSIFASGYLTEGGQSLEATFRQIENAGFTWAIESKDE, encoded by the coding sequence ATGACAATTACAGATTATTTGACGAAAGATTGGGACGAAAGCAAAACCCTTACCCGCGAAGAATGTTTGCAAATTTTAAATTTTCCGGATAATCAACTTGACTTGCTAATTGAAGCAGCATTCAAATTACGCACGAAATACAAAGGCAACCGTGTCAACATCCAGCTTTTGACGAATGTCCGTAGCGGCAACTGCACTCAAAATTGCGCCTATTGCGCCCAATCTCGCGATTCCCAAGCGCCCATTGAAAAATACAAAAGCGTTTCGGACGACAAGCTCTACGGCGATAATAATCTTGTTGATGAATTTCACCTGTCTCGGCATTGCATCGGGCTTTCGGGCATGGGTTTCACAGACAAAGAAATTGAAGAACTCGCCGAACGCATTGCGCACATGAAGAAATCGGGGACGCACATTTGTTGTTCCATCGGATTCTTGACCGAGCACCAAGCCCGCATTTTAAAGGCGGCAGGCCTTGACCGCATCAACCACAACCTGAATACGAGCCGCCGTTTTTACCCCGAAATTTGCAGCACCCACACATACGAGCGACGCATCCAAAACATTCGCATGTTGCAGAGCATCGGCTTTGAAATATGCTGTGGCGGAATCATTGGCATGGGCGAATCAAAAGAAGACGTGGTCGATATGCTTTTTGACTTGGTCGCCATCCATCCAGAATCCGTCCCCATAAACTTTTTGTTGCCGGTCAAAGGCACACGCCTCGCCAACCGCGACATTTCCGGGCTCACATTCGAATACGGCATCAAAATTCTTTGCCTAGCCCGCTTGTTGCTCCCGAAATCGGACATCCGCTGCGCCGCCGGTCGCGAAATCTATTTCAAAGGACACGAAAAGGAACTCTTCAAAGTCGCCGATTCCATTTTCGCTTCGGGTTACCTCACCGAAGGCGGTCAAAGCTTGGAAGCCACATTCCGCCAAATCGAAAACGCAGGCTTCACGTGGGCTATAGAAAGCAAAGACGAATAA
- a CDS encoding LysE family translocator has product MSLEVALSLLLYAFVSGITPGPANLCSLSVAMGSGKSVAIKQWYGLFTGYTIVSLVSVFIVYFISSAFENFIRVFAFVGAIYIAYLAISLLIQAFKPLEEIRNSRTTGSFSTGLFVQLTNVKIMVFCLTAITTYILPYHQDFPHLLLFGILLPLTGPICNLAWLFTGVLLQGLFKKHHRIFYTLMGLSLLYCAVGIVK; this is encoded by the coding sequence GTGTCATTAGAAGTAGCACTTTCTCTTTTACTATACGCATTCGTCTCAGGAATTACACCGGGACCCGCGAACCTCTGTTCACTCTCAGTAGCGATGGGGAGCGGGAAAAGCGTCGCCATAAAGCAGTGGTACGGACTTTTCACCGGATACACAATCGTCTCGCTAGTATCTGTTTTTATAGTTTATTTTATCAGTAGTGCTTTTGAAAATTTCATCCGGGTATTTGCTTTCGTCGGAGCAATTTACATTGCATATTTGGCAATCAGCCTTTTAATTCAAGCGTTCAAGCCACTCGAAGAAATCCGCAACAGCCGCACAACCGGTAGCTTCAGCACAGGTCTTTTCGTGCAACTCACGAACGTTAAAATCATGGTGTTCTGCCTCACGGCAATCACAACCTACATCCTCCCCTACCACCAAGATTTTCCGCACCTGCTGCTGTTCGGCATACTATTGCCGCTTACAGGCCCCATCTGCAATTTGGCGTGGCTTTTCACAGGCGTTTTACTGCAAGGGCTTTTCAAAAAGCACCACAGAATATTCTATACACTTATGGGACTCTCGCTACTGTATTGTGCGGTTGGGATTGTGAAGTGA
- a CDS encoding NAD(P)-dependent oxidoreductase has product MVKDEIVINDLQGMCEAGLPWRELDGKTVLVTGATGMLASYVTWLLLYLHEHVGINVSVVALCRNRQSAELYFGSYFDKPYFNLLIQDVCEPIVYKERVDYVFHLAGNASPHFINSDPVGIMKCNLLGTMNVLDWARESKVAKVIFASTREVYGKNEDTELLDEHAYGTLDPLDDRSCYPECKRAAETLLRSYFLQYGVPYNVVRIAHSYGPTMKLENDGRVMADLLGDVVAGRDIVLKSSGDAVRAFLYVTDAVLGMFTVLFKGNACAAYNLANESEPISVKDLAQMLASSRSDKSIQVVINKGEQKGYCAYRRTALDTTAIEHLGWKPQVSLSEGISRVLASVLFFVKRQIILTLSKDSTVKKENKGRPILGLAKGKWKYPDDINLHDDEIADAFGV; this is encoded by the coding sequence ATGGTGAAAGACGAAATTGTCATAAATGATTTGCAGGGGATGTGTGAGGCTGGGTTGCCTTGGCGTGAACTTGACGGAAAAACGGTTCTCGTTACTGGTGCAACAGGTATGTTGGCCTCGTATGTGACTTGGCTGCTGCTTTATTTGCATGAGCATGTGGGCATCAATGTTTCTGTAGTAGCTCTTTGCCGGAATCGCCAAAGCGCAGAGCTGTATTTTGGCTCGTATTTTGATAAGCCTTATTTCAATTTGTTGATTCAGGATGTTTGTGAGCCTATCGTTTATAAGGAAAGGGTAGACTACGTATTCCATTTGGCGGGGAATGCAAGCCCGCATTTCATCAATTCTGATCCTGTTGGAATCATGAAGTGTAATTTGCTAGGGACGATGAATGTGCTTGATTGGGCTCGTGAATCGAAAGTCGCAAAGGTCATCTTTGCCTCCACACGTGAGGTCTATGGAAAGAACGAAGACACCGAGCTGTTGGATGAGCATGCTTATGGAACGCTTGATCCTCTAGATGACAGGTCGTGCTATCCTGAATGCAAGCGTGCTGCAGAAACTTTGCTGAGAAGCTATTTTCTGCAATATGGTGTCCCTTATAACGTCGTTCGTATTGCGCACTCGTATGGCCCGACGATGAAGTTGGAAAATGATGGAAGAGTGATGGCGGACCTGTTGGGCGATGTCGTGGCGGGCAGGGATATTGTTTTGAAAAGCAGTGGTGATGCTGTTCGCGCATTCCTTTATGTGACTGATGCAGTCTTGGGTATGTTTACGGTACTTTTTAAGGGGAATGCTTGTGCGGCCTATAATTTGGCGAATGAATCCGAGCCAATCAGTGTTAAGGATTTAGCTCAAATGTTGGCCAGTTCAAGAAGTGATAAGTCTATTCAGGTGGTGATAAATAAAGGCGAACAGAAAGGCTACTGCGCCTATCGCCGCACGGCTTTAGATACGACTGCCATAGAGCATCTTGGATGGAAACCTCAGGTTTCTCTTAGTGAAGGAATCAGTCGCGTGTTAGCGTCTGTTTTATTTTTTGTTAAAAGACAAATTATTTTGACTTTATCCAAGGATTCTACGGTAAAAAAGGAAAATAAGGGACGCCCAATTCTAGGACTTGCGAAGGGAAAGTGGAAATACCCTGATGATATCAATTTGCATGATGATGAAATTGCAGATGCTTTTGGGGTATAA
- a CDS encoding 2-C-methyl-D-erythritol 4-phosphate cytidylyltransferase, translating to MNIAVIFAGGQGHRLYNHSRPKQFFEYRGKSIVVYTIEVFQHIQEVDAIVVVCLEDWIPYLRSQVEKYGLTKVIDVVPGGQKGQDSIYNGLQCVKQHFPEDSLVLIHDGVRPLAMEKTIIECIEVAKEKGNSIVCVPSTETIVIKKNDGSLEEPERDSVLMVRAPQCFVLKNVLKAHQKALADGLHDFVDTFSMMKHYGYELNTILGTAENIKITTPADFFMFKSIIEAREEGAVFGL from the coding sequence ATGAACATAGCAGTAATATTTGCAGGTGGGCAAGGACACAGACTTTATAATCATAGTCGCCCCAAGCAGTTTTTTGAGTATCGTGGAAAATCTATCGTGGTTTATACCATCGAGGTGTTTCAGCATATTCAGGAAGTTGATGCCATTGTGGTGGTCTGTCTGGAAGACTGGATCCCTTATCTGCGTAGTCAGGTGGAAAAATATGGATTGACTAAAGTTATAGATGTCGTACCTGGAGGCCAGAAAGGACAGGATTCCATTTATAATGGACTGCAGTGCGTCAAACAGCATTTCCCTGAGGATTCATTGGTGCTGATACATGACGGTGTGCGTCCTTTAGCGATGGAGAAAACGATTATTGAATGTATAGAAGTTGCCAAGGAGAAAGGTAACAGCATTGTTTGTGTGCCATCGACAGAGACTATCGTAATTAAGAAGAATGATGGCTCGCTGGAGGAACCTGAGCGAGACTCTGTTCTGATGGTTCGGGCTCCACAATGTTTTGTACTGAAAAATGTGCTGAAGGCTCACCAAAAGGCTTTGGCTGATGGCTTGCATGATTTCGTAGATACTTTTTCGATGATGAAACATTATGGTTATGAGTTGAATACGATTCTTGGAACGGCCGAGAATATCAAGATTACGACGCCTGCTGACTTTTTTATGTTTAAATCTATTATAGAGGCGAGGGAAGAGGGAGCTGTATTTGGTCTTTAA
- a CDS encoding CDP-glycerol glycerophosphotransferase family protein: MNSKLWKIAKPVVRPVLAKGVQILFYLLRMFPIKNNKVLVSVYEGKRYDDNQKFIMEELHKLRPDMDVVWVRRPRYNYELPSWMRSVNWRSWKWLYEYVTAKIWIDNCTLPDYFVKRKGQMYIETWHGGLGIKKVAMDGVGALAKIRNDRRYLKGTSLADVYISNSDHISIIYRRAFKFHGPIWKCGYPKNDILVQNNPEDGARARRELGIPMNHKVLLYAPTWRLRFKEGQYIDMKVYDLDMPRLKRVLTEKFGGEWTMLVRFHADLRLCAKGCMEKYPDVIDVTDYQDMQRLLMATDVMVSDYSSCIFDAALRRIPCFAYATDFEQYKNEERGVYYEMDELPFPYAKNNDEMVQNVKAFDMDGYLKKWDAFAVRMGLNETGHSAKDIAEKMADFLDGKTVEWQNDYSIQIT, encoded by the coding sequence ATGAATTCAAAGTTGTGGAAAATAGCAAAGCCTGTGGTCAGGCCTGTGTTGGCGAAGGGCGTGCAGATCCTCTTCTATTTGCTACGCATGTTCCCTATAAAGAATAACAAGGTGTTGGTAAGTGTTTATGAGGGTAAACGCTATGACGACAACCAAAAATTCATTATGGAGGAGTTGCATAAGCTTCGGCCTGATATGGATGTTGTTTGGGTGAGAAGGCCTCGTTATAATTACGAGTTGCCTTCGTGGATGAGGTCCGTAAATTGGCGCAGTTGGAAATGGCTGTATGAATATGTGACCGCAAAGATTTGGATTGATAATTGTACATTGCCTGACTATTTTGTTAAGCGTAAGGGACAGATGTATATAGAAACCTGGCATGGTGGGCTAGGAATCAAGAAAGTGGCGATGGATGGTGTTGGTGCGTTGGCTAAGATCAGGAACGACCGCAGATACCTAAAAGGGACATCTTTGGCTGACGTGTATATCTCGAATTCTGACCATATCTCGATTATCTATCGCAGGGCATTCAAGTTTCATGGGCCTATCTGGAAATGCGGCTATCCGAAGAACGATATTCTTGTGCAGAATAATCCGGAGGATGGTGCGCGGGCTCGTAGGGAGCTTGGTATTCCGATGAACCACAAGGTGCTGCTCTATGCGCCGACATGGCGACTTCGATTCAAAGAGGGGCAGTATATCGATATGAAAGTCTATGACTTGGATATGCCGCGGTTGAAACGAGTGCTGACAGAAAAGTTCGGGGGAGAATGGACGATGCTTGTCCGGTTCCATGCCGATTTGAGACTGTGTGCCAAGGGCTGTATGGAAAAGTATCCTGATGTGATCGATGTAACGGACTATCAAGATATGCAACGTCTGCTGATGGCAACGGACGTGATGGTAAGTGACTATTCGAGCTGTATTTTTGATGCTGCCTTGAGGCGGATTCCCTGCTTTGCATACGCAACAGACTTCGAACAGTATAAGAATGAAGAACGCGGCGTGTATTACGAAATGGATGAACTTCCGTTTCCATACGCCAAGAATAATGACGAGATGGTACAAAATGTGAAGGCTTTCGACATGGATGGCTATCTGAAAAAGTGGGACGCCTTTGCTGTGAGAATGGGACTTAACGAGACTGGCCATTCGGCTAAGGACATCGCAGAGAAAATGGCAGATTTTCTGGATGGCAAGACCGTAGAATGGCAAAATGATTATTCAATACAAATAACGTAA
- a CDS encoding glycosyltransferase family A protein, which produces MDNSLVSIIVPVYNTAEYVEECVQSVLSQSYKNIELILVNDGSTDGSGDICKKYENRPNVIYIEQDNLGTTAARRRGVEESHGEWIMFVDSDDILLDNGLEYMVELSEKTNIVLSGHTHNINLIQKLPDIISKDEYLKMIYTRDIYVAPFGRLFHKSLFNERTLAFPRYYVLGEDYLMNLQIAIDNKEDIRVYKQSMYYRRYNPLSTMHINSLTFDYCQKICGLADNMVMGVWGNRFPLLQMKQRMVFFNLTLKDVRYHSDSHHPFVKDIKRYMDESGVWRPMDRWLLSVSSPWAVKTVWNLRKVWMRLEHPSMFLRDLKKWLGWCIYLILWTRQGTAGKDFFKK; this is translated from the coding sequence ATGGATAATTCGTTAGTCAGTATAATAGTCCCTGTATATAACACGGCAGAATACGTTGAAGAATGTGTTCAGTCTGTTCTGTCGCAATCATACAAGAATATTGAGCTGATTCTTGTGAATGATGGAAGTACAGATGGCTCTGGTGATATTTGCAAGAAGTATGAGAATCGTCCCAATGTGATATACATTGAGCAAGATAACCTTGGAACTACAGCAGCAAGAAGACGGGGTGTAGAAGAATCTCATGGTGAGTGGATTATGTTCGTGGATTCTGATGATATACTTTTGGATAACGGATTAGAGTATATGGTTGAACTATCTGAAAAAACGAACATTGTTCTTAGTGGACATACACATAACATCAATTTAATCCAAAAGCTTCCAGATATAATAAGTAAAGATGAGTATTTAAAAATGATTTATACAAGGGACATTTATGTGGCACCATTTGGTCGCCTGTTTCACAAATCATTATTTAATGAAAGAACTTTAGCGTTTCCCCGTTACTATGTCCTTGGAGAGGATTATTTAATGAATTTACAAATCGCAATAGATAATAAGGAAGATATAAGAGTATATAAACAGTCAATGTATTATAGAAGATACAACCCCCTATCAACTATGCACATAAATTCTCTAACCTTTGACTATTGTCAAAAGATATGTGGTTTAGCTGATAATATGGTAATGGGAGTTTGGGGAAATAGGTTTCCATTGTTGCAAATGAAACAACGAATGGTGTTCTTTAATCTGACTCTGAAAGATGTTCGATATCACAGCGACTCCCACCATCCGTTTGTCAAAGATATAAAGCGCTATATGGATGAGTCAGGTGTATGGAGGCCCATGGACAGATGGTTGTTAAGTGTGTCATCTCCTTGGGCTGTTAAAACTGTGTGGAATCTACGGAAGGTTTGGATGAGGCTGGAACATCCATCTATGTTTTTGCGTGACTTAAAAAAATGGCTGGGATGGTGCATATACCTTATATTATGGACTCGACAAGGAACAGCGGGTAAAGATTTTTTCAAAAAATAA